The Prosthecobacter sp. genome window below encodes:
- the ileS gene encoding isoleucine--tRNA ligase, whose protein sequence is MSAPDTAKNYKDTVLLPKTDFPMKADLVTREPQRLAKWQEGKLYQRIVAQSKGKPTFILHDGPPFANGDVHMGTALNKVLKDLIVKSKTMAGFHAPFIPGWDCHGLPIEFKVVKSAAGLTPVQIRTLSEAEARKYIDIQRTSFKRLGVFGDWENPYLTLDPGYESGILRTFGKAVEKGLVYRMKRPVLWSYGAQTALAEAEVEYKEKTSPAVFVKFALVTPPPGAEGASLVIWTTTPWTLPANLAIALHPEFDYVCGKFTHADGRSEKLVIAKSRLEGFAASTGFVLDAAHANDSFKGSALNGFEAQHPFLPRTSKVINTLFVTDDTGTGAVHIAPGHGADDYQAGREHGLDILSPVDAEGKFTAECGLPDFVGKHVFSSNDGIIEILTAKGAILGNEKYVHQYPHCWRSKTPIIFRAVEQFFIKIDAIREKALSEIDKVTWLPASSRNRIHGTVSGRPDWCISRQRTWGVPCPVFYDAKGEIIMRTDIIGKVADIVEKQGTNLWFEQNDAWWAEAVGLPADTKRGNDTLDVWIDSGCSHVSVLDRHPELHCPADLYIEATDQHRGWFQSSLMMSIVARDAAPYKSVITHGFVVDTSGKKISKSDQGTGKSSKPMTADHYYNKYGGDMVRLWVSSVDYQNEVPFSEELFQQTGESYRRIRNTFRVLLGNLHDAPNPGVPSTDSQISTDSDSKSPSEKSAKSADYTLIDRWILERLHAITAECVTAYAAYDFRKVFTVVNSFFATELSALYIDITKDRMYCDAANSPRRRATQAAIREITETLTKLIAPILAFTADEVWEHLGHTDSVHMEGFPQPNAAFAGTEATAAVEELLKVRVVIQQAIEKARQEKKIGSNLEATVALTLPAEGFTHPVFSDPATLHEFLILSDLQITRGTDLAAVVTESSHHKCARCWKHLPDVGTHDAHPTLCGRCVEAVG, encoded by the coding sequence ATGAGCGCCCCTGACACTGCCAAGAACTACAAAGACACCGTCCTCCTGCCGAAGACCGACTTTCCCATGAAGGCCGATCTCGTCACGCGGGAGCCGCAGCGCCTCGCGAAGTGGCAGGAGGGGAAGCTCTACCAGCGCATCGTCGCTCAGAGCAAAGGCAAGCCCACCTTCATCCTGCATGACGGCCCGCCGTTTGCGAATGGCGACGTCCACATGGGCACCGCGCTGAACAAGGTGCTGAAGGACCTCATCGTGAAGTCGAAGACCATGGCCGGCTTCCACGCGCCGTTCATCCCCGGCTGGGACTGCCATGGCCTGCCCATCGAGTTCAAAGTCGTCAAATCTGCCGCTGGTCTCACGCCGGTCCAAATCCGCACGCTCTCCGAGGCCGAGGCACGCAAGTACATCGACATCCAGCGCACCAGCTTCAAGCGCCTCGGTGTCTTCGGCGACTGGGAGAATCCGTACCTCACACTCGATCCCGGCTACGAGTCCGGTATCCTGCGCACCTTTGGCAAAGCCGTCGAAAAAGGCCTCGTCTATCGCATGAAGCGCCCCGTGCTCTGGAGCTACGGCGCGCAAACCGCGCTCGCCGAAGCCGAGGTCGAGTACAAGGAGAAAACCTCGCCTGCGGTGTTCGTGAAGTTCGCGCTCGTCACGCCACCGCCCGGAGCGGAAGGCGCATCGCTCGTCATCTGGACCACCACGCCGTGGACCTTGCCCGCGAACCTCGCCATCGCGCTGCATCCCGAGTTTGATTACGTCTGCGGCAAGTTCACGCATGCCGACGGCCGCAGCGAGAAGCTCGTCATTGCGAAGTCACGTCTTGAAGGCTTCGCCGCCAGCACCGGCTTCGTGCTCGATGCCGCGCATGCGAACGATTCCTTCAAAGGCAGCGCTTTGAACGGCTTCGAAGCGCAGCATCCCTTCCTCCCGCGCACCTCGAAGGTCATCAACACCCTCTTTGTCACCGACGACACCGGCACCGGCGCGGTCCACATCGCCCCCGGCCACGGCGCAGACGACTACCAAGCTGGCCGCGAGCACGGGCTTGACATCCTTTCGCCCGTCGATGCCGAGGGCAAATTCACCGCCGAGTGCGGATTGCCCGACTTCGTCGGCAAGCACGTCTTTTCCAGCAACGACGGCATCATCGAGATCCTCACCGCGAAGGGCGCGATCCTTGGCAACGAAAAATACGTCCACCAGTATCCGCATTGCTGGCGCTCCAAAACGCCGATCATCTTCCGTGCCGTCGAGCAGTTCTTCATCAAGATCGACGCCATCCGCGAGAAGGCACTCAGCGAGATCGACAAGGTCACCTGGCTGCCCGCGTCCTCGCGCAATCGCATCCACGGCACCGTCAGTGGCCGGCCCGACTGGTGCATCAGCCGCCAGCGCACCTGGGGCGTGCCTTGTCCCGTTTTTTATGATGCGAAAGGCGAGATCATCATGCGCACCGACATCATCGGCAAAGTGGCCGACATCGTTGAGAAGCAGGGCACCAATCTCTGGTTCGAACAAAACGACGCCTGGTGGGCCGAGGCTGTCGGCCTGCCTGCCGACACGAAGCGCGGCAACGACACGCTCGACGTGTGGATCGACTCCGGTTGCAGCCACGTCAGCGTGTTGGACCGCCATCCCGAGCTGCATTGCCCCGCCGATCTCTACATCGAGGCCACCGACCAGCATCGCGGCTGGTTCCAGAGCAGCCTCATGATGAGCATCGTCGCCCGCGACGCCGCTCCGTACAAGAGCGTCATCACCCACGGCTTCGTCGTCGATACCAGCGGCAAAAAGATCAGCAAGAGCGACCAGGGCACCGGCAAAAGCTCCAAGCCCATGACCGCCGACCACTACTACAACAAGTACGGTGGCGACATGGTCCGCCTCTGGGTCAGCAGCGTCGATTACCAAAACGAAGTCCCCTTCAGCGAAGAACTCTTCCAGCAGACCGGCGAATCCTACCGCCGCATCCGCAACACCTTCCGCGTGCTGCTCGGCAACCTCCACGACGCCCCCAACCCCGGAGTTCCATCCACAGATTCACAGATTTCCACAGATTCAGATTCAAAATCCCCATCTGAGAAATCTGCGAAATCTGCGGACTACACTTTGATCGACCGCTGGATCTTGGAGCGCCTCCACGCCATCACCGCCGAGTGCGTCACCGCCTACGCCGCCTACGACTTCCGCAAGGTCTTCACCGTGGTGAACAGCTTCTTCGCCACCGAGCTCAGCGCCCTCTACATCGACATCACCAAGGATCGGATGTACTGCGATGCGGCGAACAGCCCGCGCCGCCGCGCCACCCAGGCCGCCATCCGCGAGATCACCGAGACGCTGACAAAACTCATCGCCCCCATCCTCGCCTTCACCGCCGATGAAGTCTGGGAACACTTGGGCCACACCGACAGCGTCCACATGGAAGGCTTCCCGCAGCCCAACGCCGCCTTCGCCGGCACTGAGGCCACCGCCGCTGTCGAGGAACTCCTCAAGGTTCGCGTCGTCATCCAGCAGGCCATCGAAAAAGCCCGCCAGGAAAAAAAGATCGGCTCCAACCTCGAAGCCACCGTCGCTCTGACGCTGCCTGCCGAAGGTTTTACACATCCCGTCTTCAGCGATCCCGCCACCCTCCACGAATTCCTCATCCTCAGCGACCTCCAAATCACCCGAGGCACCGACCTCGCCGCCGTCGTGACGGAATCCAGCCACCACAAATGCGCCCGCTGCTGGAAGCACCTCCCGGATGTCGGAACGCATGACGCGCATCCGACGCTGTGCGGGAGGTGTGTTGAGGCGGTGGGGTGA
- a CDS encoding AAA family ATPase, translating into MEQFSYTLQNYRPFGLSHPVEMTVSEGITFILGPNNVGKSALLRAFVELKNVIEPAAKRDNRKYDAQISTSFETLVCRSNPTSSFSVAVANDTAKWTVSFTSRAGIHSNAVGVHMDVRGDNVTPESRFRAMSLFTNALYVPAFRSPTVNAQGDIYGMHIGQQFVAQWDEWANGKRISDAEKVSALVEELRVLFGFSRFEITVAKDGSQLLVRTDEGRFSLSELGDGLSHYIIVLGNAMIAAPDWILIDEPEIGLHPKMQEAFVRVLASKARYGLIATSHSVGLARSVADRVLMMTKDASGARRLEPFGKHLNPTIAQSISEMGYSQFAELGANHLLLVEGRTDIKAFREILRKFNLEQHFLIWSLNGSDWIKAPPEKIADELAELKRLGAASVSIVFDSERTDSSMDMSEAVRPFHDLCASLGFNVFATDRHSTENYITQEALDKLCPGTVALGEFEIFGASGKKWEKSKNWLLFREMGRPDIEGTGLGQFITGTLSRLALQ; encoded by the coding sequence ATGGAACAGTTTAGTTACACTCTTCAGAACTACCGTCCCTTTGGTTTATCACATCCCGTTGAAATGACGGTTAGTGAGGGCATTACGTTTATTCTGGGTCCAAACAATGTCGGCAAAAGCGCACTCCTTCGTGCATTTGTCGAATTGAAGAATGTGATTGAACCTGCGGCAAAGCGTGACAATCGCAAGTATGACGCTCAGATCTCCACAAGCTTTGAGACGCTGGTTTGTCGTTCAAATCCAACTAGTAGCTTCAGTGTTGCTGTTGCGAATGACACTGCAAAGTGGACCGTGTCGTTTACTTCACGTGCCGGCATCCACTCAAATGCCGTGGGAGTACACATGGACGTGCGAGGGGACAATGTGACTCCCGAAAGCCGTTTTAGAGCCATGTCACTGTTTACCAACGCGCTTTATGTGCCGGCTTTTCGCAGCCCAACAGTCAACGCTCAAGGTGACATTTATGGAATGCACATTGGCCAGCAGTTCGTTGCTCAGTGGGATGAATGGGCGAACGGAAAGCGGATTTCCGACGCGGAAAAAGTCAGCGCGTTAGTGGAAGAGCTTCGGGTTCTGTTCGGGTTTAGCCGATTCGAAATCACAGTCGCAAAAGATGGGAGTCAGTTGCTTGTCAGAACTGATGAAGGCCGTTTCTCCCTGAGTGAGTTAGGTGATGGCTTATCTCATTACATTATTGTTCTTGGCAACGCCATGATTGCGGCCCCGGACTGGATATTGATTGATGAGCCGGAGATTGGTCTCCACCCTAAAATGCAAGAGGCGTTCGTGCGGGTATTGGCGTCCAAGGCTCGTTATGGGCTAATTGCAACCTCGCACAGTGTAGGCCTTGCGCGCAGCGTTGCTGATCGCGTGCTGATGATGACGAAGGATGCGTCAGGAGCCAGAAGGCTTGAACCCTTTGGCAAACATTTGAACCCAACCATTGCGCAATCCATCTCTGAGATGGGATATAGCCAGTTTGCAGAGCTTGGAGCTAATCACCTGCTTTTGGTTGAGGGGAGGACTGACATTAAGGCGTTTCGAGAGATTCTGAGGAAGTTTAATCTCGAACAACATTTCCTCATCTGGTCGCTCAATGGTTCCGATTGGATCAAGGCACCACCCGAGAAGATTGCCGACGAACTGGCCGAACTGAAGAGGCTGGGTGCTGCTTCTGTCAGCATTGTATTCGACAGTGAGAGGACGGATTCATCAATGGACATGTCCGAAGCAGTCAGGCCATTTCACGACCTGTGCGCTTCTCTAGGGTTCAACGTGTTTGCCACAGATCGGCACTCCACAGAGAATTATATCACTCAGGAAGCACTGGATAAACTTTGCCCAGGGACTGTAGCTCTTGGTGAGTTTGAAATCTTTGGCGCTTCCGGAAAGAAGTGGGAGAAATCCAAGAACTGGCTGCTGTTCAGGGAAATGGGCCGCCCAGACATCGAAGGAACTGGATTGGGCCAGTTCATCACAGGTACGCTTTCTAGGCTTGCGCTTCAGTGA